The Ignavibacteriales bacterium genome contains the following window.
TAACTTTAAAGTTGATAACTTAGTAGTTAGTTCTGTTGGTACTGGCGTTAGTTTAGTAAACGGTTCTGTTGAGGTTATTACTACCGCTACTATAAATGCCAATACTACAATGGCTCTTGGTACATTAAATATAAGAATGGTTGGTCAAGCTGGTGTGTTTACAAATGGTGGACAATATACTGCTACCGGAGGCGGTGGAGTTATATTTGAAGATCCTTCAGTTGGTGCTGTTCCACAAATGCAAAAAATTGGTGGAACTGGTATTTATTCTAACGTAGAAGTTAGAATGGCTGATGAAACACATACAGTAGATGTTTCTGCTGCTACAGTGGTAACATTATCGGGTGTATTGCAATTAACCCGTGGTGGAATAAATATTCCAACCCCTGCTGAGTTCTTTAATTTAAGCATAGTGATTGTTCCAGTGCCAACAATTAAGATGAACTTAAATGATACTGGTGTTGCTGGAACAGATGGAAAACCATTTGTTGGCATCCCAGCTAATTTCAATACAACAAATGTTTCTTACGATCTTGAATACTTTGGAAACCTGACTGCTACTACTCCAACTCCTCCAGTTGGAACAGAATTCCAGGTTAACAGAGTAAGAAATCTTACTATCGGTTCTTTAATAAGTGCCGGTCAATATGTACAAAATACAACAACCAAAACTATCTCTGGTAGTTTAAATGTTGTACCAGGTGCAAGATTTCATTTGAATGGCGGCAATTTAATAGCCAATGGAACTGCTTATGCAAATCAAATTGGCGGCTTGGTTTCTTCTGCTGCAAACACTGATATCCTTATCTTAACAGGTAATGGAAGCACGACTGGCGGAAGCGGTGTTGCCCAGGTTGAAAACATGCAGATTAATTCGGCTGCTGGTGTTAATGATGTAACCGATTTAAAGGTTATTGGTAAAGATGTTGCTGGCTATCGATTATTAGTAACTGCTGGTACTGTAAACCTTGGAATGAAAACAACTGCTGGTAACCCTGGCGACATTTTGAATTACATTCAGAATGGTGGTGTTGTAACATTAACAAACAATGTTGAATTCCCACTTGCTGCAATTCAAGGATTTTCTTTAACTGCTGGTACTTTTGATTTCGCCAACTTTAACGTTTGGTGGAGCGATGATGGTCTATTCTCAGCTACTGGTGGTGCATTTGCTGCTACCGGTGTTACTGATAAAGGTTACTTACAATTCCGTACTTCAGCAAGTATTAATACAAGCGGTATTTTAGTACCCCGTATTCATATTGATCCTCTTAAGGATGGTGGAATTGTAACCACAATGACCGGCAATACCGGTGTTAGTCAACAATTGATTGTTGGTAATACTGATGCAACTGCTGGTACATTTACAAGTCAATTGGATTTGAACGGAAATACATTCGAAAATAAAGGAACAATTTGGTACCATATTACTAACCAAAATTATGGTACAACCGGTACAATGCAAATTACTGGTCCTGTTACCCTAACAATGTTTGGTGCTGCTGGTACAGGTGGTTCAGTTGATGATTATGGTACAGTGGTTAATCCTGTTGTACCAAATTTAGTAGTTGCAAACGCAGCTAATACTTTTACATTAATTGGACAAACAGATGCTGACGGTGATAGAATGTTAGTAGTTCCTGGTGCATTTACTTTCACCAGTGGTACTGTAAATCTTAATAGTTATGATATTGAATTAACTGGTACTGGAGGTACGGAGTTTGTCTATACTTCTGGTTCATTCCTGTCGATTTCTAATAAAGGTTTGGGAGTTGCCGATATAGATAATGGCGAGTTAGTATTTAATAATGCATCAGCGCAACAGATGAGTGCTGCTGCTGGATTAATTATACAAAACTTAAGAGTTGAAGGTATTGGTGGTGTAACACTTACTGGTACCGGAAACCCAATAACTGTTTCCCATAGATTTGTATTTGGAAACGGTGGATTTAGTACAGGTGCAACACCTGCTAACGATGGCCGTTTAATATTTGGTAATCAAGCCTGGATTGAAAGAAGAGACGGTGGAGCATTAAATAACGCACCAGTATTCCCAACAGTTACTACAGTTGGAGTAGACGGTGTTGATATTTATTATGCAGCAGGCGGAGCATATAATGTTGGTAAGGAAATGCCAGCAGGAACAACAAGCGTATTAAGAGATTTATTTGTTAATACCGATGTAAATGCATCAAAAGATATTACAGTAAATCGTTTATATAACTTAATAGCTGGTACATATGAAGCTATGCCAGCTGCTACAGCTTACGCTGTTAATATGGCAAGCGGTACTACTATTGATAGAGTAAACGGTTTTCTACTTGATAATAGTGTTACTGGTGGTCCTATCAGTTTAATATACTCAAATTCTGCAGTTAGAAGTACAGAAGCAACTGAATGGCCTGCTACAATAGTTGTTAATAATTTATTGGTTCATGGAAGTGCTAATTTATCTTACTTTACAACACTTACTTTAGTTAATAGAGTACGTGCTGTTGGTGATTTTACCATGAACTTAAATCTTGCAGCTACTCAATTTGACCTTAATGGCGGTACTTTGCAGGTAACAAATATAGCGAGTGCTACATTAACAAGAGGTACTTTAATCAGTAGTGCTGTAAGTACAGGTGGTGTTTACATTTTTGGTACACTTGATGTTGCTGGCAATTTAACTTCTACAGCAAATGTTACTGTAACAAATGTTAATGTTCATGCTGGAACAGCTACACTTAATGGTACTTTTAATTCTGTAGATCTTGATGGTGTTGGTCCTAATGTTTTATCAGGTGTTACAATTGCAAACATCGATCATGACGCCTCATTTGGTACTTTTAGTGGTGATGCAAATGTTGGTTTCTTAGATCCGTTAGTTCCTGGTAATGCAATATTGAATGGTGTATACACTGGCAATTTAGCTGTTGCTGGTAATACAACTGTAAATAATACTTATCAAGGTGGTACATTAAACGCTTATGGTAATTTAACCCTAACAAGTCCGTCTGGTAATTTTGGAGCTGCTGTTAATTTATTATTCAGCGGAAGAAATGACCAGAACTTTGTATTATGGACAAGTGATGGAGTTAATAATCTTACCATGAACAAAGCCCTTCAGACACCACATTCTGGAAGAGTAGTAATGCCTAATGCAGCTGCTACACTTACAGTTGGTACTTTATATTTATATGATGGTTTGTTAGTTACAAATAACAACTCAGTATTCTTAGGTACACAAATTCAAGGCTTTATACATAACCCGGCAGTTGGCAGATTCAGCCATGTTGTTGGTAATGTATCTAAATATATTCCACAGGGTTCTGGCGATCCAGTATTTGGTCCTGGTCCTACAAGATTTGAATATCCAGTAGGTTCAGATACTAATCTTACTAGACAAAGACATCCTGATTGGAGACCAGCTACAATTCAATTTAATACAGCTTATACTGCACAGGATAATATATACATTACTGTTAATCATATGGATGTATTATCTAGCGGTTTGGATGGATTACCTATTGATGATGGTACTGGCAATAGTATTGGTAGTTTTGCACCATATTATTGGAAAGTTACTTCTATGCCATACAGCTTAGGCCCAGCTCAAAAATTCGATCTTGAATTAGTTGGTACTAATATGTCAAGAAGCTTTTTGGATTATAATAAATTAAGAGCAATCCGCAGATATGATGGCAACGTTGCAGATAACAAATGGTATATGCAGGGAACTGCTTCAAATTATGCTAACTTGATGCAGTTAGATTATCCGTTACCAGGTGATACTACTATTACATTGCGTGTATTAGGTGCTTCAACTGGTACAAATGGACAAATTATTCCACAAGGTACAAGATTTACAATTGGAATTCCTTCAATTGCTCCATTCTTTGTACAACCTTATAAGAAAGGAACGGCTAATCCAGATACATCGTTAACTGTTAATGAAAACCAGGCTCTTGCATTCAATTTTATTGCAAGACAAACTGATTTATTAAGAGGTGGAATTGCATTTGCAACTGTTGGTGCTCCTGCAGGTGCAGTGTTCACAACATTAAATTCAGTTCATTCAGATAATGATACATTGGCAATGGCTTGGACTCCAACCTATACTGATGCTGGTGTATATAACTTTATTGTAAAAGCATCACTTGGTGGTATGAGTGATTCAATAAAAGTAAGAGTTACTGTAGTAAATGCTAACAGAGCTCCTGAATTTACAGCAAAGTTAGGTAATGTTTCTATAGCTAATGACAGCGTATTTACATTTAAGTATATTGCTACTGATGCTGATGCTGGTGATGTTTTAACCTACAGCTTAATCTCAGTTACACCAGCATTTGCTGGAACCAAGAGTATCAACGCAACTTCTGGAGATCTTACTTTAACTCCAGCGTTTGCAGATGCAGGTAAAACATTTTCAGTAGTTGTAAATGTTACTGATAATGTTGCAATAGTAACTGCAACACCGAACGGTCAAGTAACAGTTACATACAAGAGACTTAAAGGTGATGTTGATGGTAATGGTGCAGTTCAGGCAATAGACGCATCATTAATATTACAACATGTTGTTGGTTTAATTACTATAACAGATCCACAATCATTGTGGGCTGCTGAAGTAACTGGTGATGGAAATGTTGGTGCATTGGATGCTTCATATGTTCTATATTATGTAGTAAACGGTCATTTTCCAACATTACTGAAATCAGTTTCTGTAAATGGTGATGTTTCTTTTGGTCAATTAGAAGGTCAGGTAGGAACTGATGTTGTTAGAGTCCCGGTTAAATTATCAAATTCTAACAATGTTTTATCCGCTCAAGTTACTTTAGACATCGATAACAAATTAGTTGATGTTGAAAGTGTTAAAGGTAGCTTGCCTGAAGGATGGCAAATGTTATATAACTATGCAAATGGAAAGTTGAATATTGCTATGTGTGGTATTAGTCCATTGGCAGATGGTAATGTTGCAGTAATTGCACTAAAACTGAAAGATAAAGAAGCAAGAGTAAGTGTTTCTGGAACAAGCAATCTTAATGATGCTCTTCAGAAAAACTTGAGCGCTTTATCTGTAAGACAAATACCAGCACAATTTGAGTTAAGTCAGAATTATCCAAATCCATTTAACCCAAATACTAAAATCAAGTATTCATTGGCTTTTGATAGCAGGGTTACATTAACAATCTACAACCTTTTAGGTCAGAAAGTTAAAACCTTGTTCAATGGTCAACAAGAAGCTGGATTCTATACGATGGAATGGAACGGAACAAATGAGTACGGACAGCAAATTTCGTCAGGTATGTATATCTACAGAATTGAAGCTGGTTCATTTGTATCGACAAAGAAGATGAATCTTCTGAAGTAAAAAGTTGATTCTGAAAATAGAGCGAGGCATTTCCTATGCCTCGCTTTATAAAAAAAACTCAAAAATGATCAACAAAATTTTGCACTAAAAGAAGAGGTAATAAATGAGAAATTTCAAAATAAGTATTGTTAAGCTTCTGTTCTTAGGGATTGCAATGCTTATGCTATGGAATGGTGTAGTATCTGCACAGGTAAATGTTACCCTTCCTACAATTTCAAGGCAAGCTGGCTCACCAGATGAGTATGTTGGTATTACTGTAGGTGATTTAACGGGACTAAATGTTACTGCTTTTCAGTTTACAGTATATTACGATAAGAATATTATCGAAATAACAGAAGCGAGCACAGTAGGTCTTGCAATGACGGGAGGCACTGATCCTGTCTTTAATCCAGATATAGCAAACGGTAAAATAGTTGTTGCATGGGCAAAAGCTACTGCAATCTCTGGCGCAGGAACCTTAGTTAATTTAAAAATTCATTATAAAAGTGTTGGGGTAACTAGTTTAACTACTGTTAACCCAAATCCTCCAAATAATAATACTTTCTTATTTAATGCTGGAACACCAGCAACAAGTACTATCAATGGTCAAGTTACCATTCCAGCTATTTCAGTTAGTTTTGGTAATGTAAATGCAGCAGTTAATGATACTATTCTTATTCCTGTTATCACTACTGCATTATCTGACGGAAATAATGTTAGATCATTTGATTTTACTGCTACATTTAATAAAAATATTATTAAAATTATTGATTACGTTACTACGGGTACATTGGGTGCTGGAGGAACTGTAAGTATTAATCCTAACAATACTGCTGGAACTGTAGCGTTAGCTTGGGCTAAAGCTACAAATATTACCGGCAGTGGTGTATTAGTTTATTTGAAGGCTGTTGTATTGGCAAATGGTGTATGTAATGTTGTATTTACATCATTCCAATTTAACGCTGGATCTCCAACTGTTGCTACATTTTCCGGAACAGTTACTGCTGCATCTATAGGTATTAATGGTAAAGTTACTTATGGAAGTTCTGCAGTTCCTGTTGCTAATGTTTTAGTTTCATTAACTGCTGGTGGTGCTCCGGTTACTGCTACAACAGACGTTAATGGTAACTATTCTTTTACAAATCTTACAAGCGGTTCATACAGTGTTGCTTTTACTAAAACAACTCCATTTGGTGGAGTTAATTCTGCCGATGCTTTATTAGCAGCCAGATATTTTGCTAATTTAGTTGTATTGGATACATTACAAAAATTAGCTGGTGATGTAAATAATTCAGGTGTGGTTAATAATGGCGACGCTATGTTAATTGTTCAAAGATATGTAGAAAAGATAACAGCATTCGATAAACCTGACTGGACATTCTTTCCAGCAAACCAAAGTGTAACCATTTCTAATGCAAGTGTTGTTGTAAATGCGCAAACACTTGTTACTGGTGACATAAACAAATCTTACAATCCTGCCGGATTAAATAAAGAAGTTTCATCTATAACTTTAGTTAGCGATACAAAATCGGTGCTTCAACCAAAAGAATCGATTGAAGTTCCTATCCAAGTTGTGGGTGATTTAGAAGTTGGGGCATTATCTATAAGATTTAGTTATCCAGTTAATGTTGCAAAATTCGAAGCTATAACATTATCTGATTCAAGAATAATTGCAAAAGAAAATAATGGTATTATT
Protein-coding sequences here:
- a CDS encoding T9SS type A sorting domain-containing protein, coding for MNLKNLLKISFLLVFLVGFFTSYSQAQTTRYLNVTDGDDQYDGTNPTHTGGLVGPKRTISDCYAKFDDGTIVMTAAGEYYKDQSGIGGGNDADGLQLAGTKSMRFIIQTYNLSNVLYLDGGNGVNRDLTIDVSAGKTITFEAENPGVQSVSTALGPLATAAGMLGYNKIDLQSGSLSLVSLASFDVAASIVNIERTDGSLTGTFAYSAAARIFTYNGAVTPQVTGGELPNTIAGGSIISTRGGGTSLTVANAPFITFTTGGVIQNNGAGAVTFSGQVAVSNNAGALTRILNSLNGTMTFNNNVTFTLQTGNFNPAAGPVVENATNGTLTFLQTLSFVDSKTTAGPGDHLAFVQNTDNGTINVSVVTSTSGGLTATPERVWVSFINDATGPGAGAGVMNVGNSSTASNISMDLINDNGGTVNLLGDLTVGTVPSAGPSQGRLSNANATSLIAVNGNTLKLALDVAAGSHNNLGSVTTTAIGVGLVDFTNTTNLITVNGNGTWPNIRTGGGAVTFLASTQFNGNVTVNGTGNLILTAATSIAGSLFIQNNGNATLTALTTLSGNLTMSGAGDAIFNAGTNATIQGSVTMSGNGALLQSILAPQSMQINGTVNISNAGSIFELRGDVIVFGVFTETNGTVRFTGSPVLNMKNNFFRTTGQFGVNAGLVYNGTLQFSSGGQGQVLSGGPNFKVDNLVVSSVGTGVSLVNGSVEVITTATINANTTMALGTLNIRMVGQAGVFTNGGQYTATGGGGVIFEDPSVGAVPQMQKIGGTGIYSNVEVRMADETHTVDVSAATVVTLSGVLQLTRGGINIPTPAEFFNLSIVIVPVPTIKMNLNDTGVAGTDGKPFVGIPANFNTTNVSYDLEYFGNLTATTPTPPVGTEFQVNRVRNLTIGSLISAGQYVQNTTTKTISGSLNVVPGARFHLNGGNLIANGTAYANQIGGLVSSAANTDILILTGNGSTTGGSGVAQVENMQINSAAGVNDVTDLKVIGKDVAGYRLLVTAGTVNLGMKTTAGNPGDILNYIQNGGVVTLTNNVEFPLAAIQGFSLTAGTFDFANFNVWWSDDGLFSATGGAFAATGVTDKGYLQFRTSASINTSGILVPRIHIDPLKDGGIVTTMTGNTGVSQQLIVGNTDATAGTFTSQLDLNGNTFENKGTIWYHITNQNYGTTGTMQITGPVTLTMFGAAGTGGSVDDYGTVVNPVVPNLVVANAANTFTLIGQTDADGDRMLVVPGAFTFTSGTVNLNSYDIELTGTGGTEFVYTSGSFLSISNKGLGVADIDNGELVFNNASAQQMSAAAGLIIQNLRVEGIGGVTLTGTGNPITVSHRFVFGNGGFSTGATPANDGRLIFGNQAWIERRDGGALNNAPVFPTVTTVGVDGVDIYYAAGGAYNVGKEMPAGTTSVLRDLFVNTDVNASKDITVNRLYNLIAGTYEAMPAATAYAVNMASGTTIDRVNGFLLDNSVTGGPISLIYSNSAVRSTEATEWPATIVVNNLLVHGSANLSYFTTLTLVNRVRAVGDFTMNLNLAATQFDLNGGTLQVTNIASATLTRGTLISSAVSTGGVYIFGTLDVAGNLTSTANVTVTNVNVHAGTATLNGTFNSVDLDGVGPNVLSGVTIANIDHDASFGTFSGDANVGFLDPLVPGNAILNGVYTGNLAVAGNTTVNNTYQGGTLNAYGNLTLTSPSGNFGAAVNLLFSGRNDQNFVLWTSDGVNNLTMNKALQTPHSGRVVMPNAAATLTVGTLYLYDGLLVTNNNSVFLGTQIQGFIHNPAVGRFSHVVGNVSKYIPQGSGDPVFGPGPTRFEYPVGSDTNLTRQRHPDWRPATIQFNTAYTAQDNIYITVNHMDVLSSGLDGLPIDDGTGNSIGSFAPYYWKVTSMPYSLGPAQKFDLELVGTNMSRSFLDYNKLRAIRRYDGNVADNKWYMQGTASNYANLMQLDYPLPGDTTITLRVLGASTGTNGQIIPQGTRFTIGIPSIAPFFVQPYKKGTANPDTSLTVNENQALAFNFIARQTDLLRGGIAFATVGAPAGAVFTTLNSVHSDNDTLAMAWTPTYTDAGVYNFIVKASLGGMSDSIKVRVTVVNANRAPEFTAKLGNVSIANDSVFTFKYIATDADAGDVLTYSLISVTPAFAGTKSINATSGDLTLTPAFADAGKTFSVVVNVTDNVAIVTATPNGQVTVTYKRLKGDVDGNGAVQAIDASLILQHVVGLITITDPQSLWAAEVTGDGNVGALDASYVLYYVVNGHFPTLLKSVSVNGDVSFGQLEGQVGTDVVRVPVKLSNSNNVLSAQVTLDIDNKLVDVESVKGSLPEGWQMLYNYANGKLNIAMCGISPLADGNVAVIALKLKDKEARVSVSGTSNLNDALQKNLSALSVRQIPAQFELSQNYPNPFNPNTKIKYSLAFDSRVTLTIYNLLGQKVKTLFNGQQEAGFYTMEWNGTNEYGQQISSGMYIYRIEAGSFVSTKKMNLLK
- a CDS encoding cohesin domain-containing protein produces the protein MRNFKISIVKLLFLGIAMLMLWNGVVSAQVNVTLPTISRQAGSPDEYVGITVGDLTGLNVTAFQFTVYYDKNIIEITEASTVGLAMTGGTDPVFNPDIANGKIVVAWAKATAISGAGTLVNLKIHYKSVGVTSLTTVNPNPPNNNTFLFNAGTPATSTINGQVTIPAISVSFGNVNAAVNDTILIPVITTALSDGNNVRSFDFTATFNKNIIKIIDYVTTGTLGAGGTVSINPNNTAGTVALAWAKATNITGSGVLVYLKAVVLANGVCNVVFTSFQFNAGSPTVATFSGTVTAASIGINGKVTYGSSAVPVANVLVSLTAGGAPVTATTDVNGNYSFTNLTSGSYSVAFTKTTPFGGVNSADALLAARYFANLVVLDTLQKLAGDVNNSGVVNNGDAMLIVQRYVEKITAFDKPDWTFFPANQSVTISNASVVVNAQTLVTGDINKSYNPAGLNKEVSSITLVSDTKSVLQPKESIEVPIQVVGDLEVGALSIRFSYPVNVAKFEAITLSDSRIIAKENNGIISIAWADLTGGSKPMILADKSILATVKFSLKNNVSDGENFGLSLNSESEVVDAKGNTLTMAKFDVPEFSVSVPKVFVLNQNYPNPFNPSTTINYSIPQDGNVTIIIYNVEGQLVSQLFDGMNNAGSHNITWNASNLTSGIYFYKINFNGVNSQFTDTKSMILLK